The proteins below are encoded in one region of Synergistaceae bacterium:
- a CDS encoding transposase family protein, which produces MNIQKLKKALAVVGDPRWAYGNLRHKLENIIIIISKILGLPSTICLGEDFADMEEFAKKRKE; this is translated from the coding sequence ATGAATATACAAAAATTGAAAAAAGCACTAGCAGTAGTTGGCGATCCTCGCTGGGCATACGGGAATCTTCGTCACAAGCTTGAGAACATAATCATCATAATCAGCAAAATCCTCGGTTTGCCGTCAACAATTTGTCTGGGAGAAGATTTTGCCGATATGGAGGAGTTTGCCAAGAAACGGAAAGAATGA